A portion of the Saimiri boliviensis isolate mSaiBol1 chromosome 1, mSaiBol1.pri, whole genome shotgun sequence genome contains these proteins:
- the SHROOM1 gene encoding protein Shroom1 — MEALEPGDDRASPASSTSGLDLRHLSLHADSAYSSFSAASGCPEPLTPSPGTDLFPYLDWDYVRVVWGGPAPAPAPPDAALCTSPRSPSHIPTVAAPSGPQTPEVLGTPGSLSRQATPLLYALAAEAEATAQAAEPPSPPASRAAYRQRLQGAQRRVLRETSFQRKELRMSLPARLRPTVPARPPVTHPRSASLSHPGGEGEPARSRAPAPGTAGRGRLANKQRKWCFSEPGELDRVGQGGGPAGECLGEACSSSGLAGPEPLEFQHPALAKFEDGQVRWLSERQPQGATDLDSRSLKLGDVYRPASRSRSASGQVLGSCGGSGGTIPIAQAVPQGAETPRPLFQTKLSRFLPQKEAAVVHHAEVPQSSPADCEQRISETCTVPAQLPSLPDEVFLEEAPLVTMRSPPDPCASQGPPASVQASGQQYGTVSGQRTGQATVPPEYLLYECPGTAGADDCWQGVNGSVGISRPTSHSPTGTVTDDIPTIDPIGLTTNPPTAAESDLLKPLPVDALGLSGNDTPGPLHNTVLGRGTGQPGSRPTWPSQCLEELVQELARLDPSLSDTLTSQPIPEPPLGLLDGLIPLAEVRAAMRPAYGEAGEEAAGTFESGSYQLSFTQPLPAPQEEARFENPATEPVPDQSCGQELPVPNDSIQGKKVELAALLQKILQDLHTEQERLQGEAQAWARRQVALEAAVRQACAPRELERFSRFMADLERVLGLLLLLGSRLARVRRALARVASDSDADEQASLLQRLRLLQRQEEDAKELKEHVARRERAVREVLARALPMEEQRAYCALLAGKAAVLAQQRSLDERIRHLQDQLDAIRNDLGHHSPSPRPARPPGTCPPDQPAFPLLLT; from the exons ATGGAGGCCCTGGAACCTGGAGATGACCGCGCCTCCCCGGCCTCGTCCACTAGCGGCCTGGACCTGCGGCATCTATCCCTGCACGCGGACTCGGCCTACAGCTCTTTCTCCGCAGCCTCTGGCTGCCCTGAGCCGCTCACGCCGTCGCCAGGGACGGACCTCTTTCCTTACCTAGACTGGGACTATGTACGCGTGGTTTGGGGCGGcccggcccccgcccccgccccgcccgaCGCTGCACTTTGCACATCCCCGCGGTCACCTTCGCACATCCCCACGGTCGCCGCCCCCAGTGGGCCGCAGACACCAGAGGTCCTGGGAACCCCAGGGTCACTGAGCAGGCAGGCCACCCCGCTGTTGTACGCTCTGGCGGCGGAGGCGGAGGCCACGGCTCAGGCTGCCGAGCCGCCCAGCCCGCCGGCCTCGAGGGCCGCCTACCGCCAGCGGCTGCAGGGTGCCCAGCGGCGAGTGCTCCGGGAGACGTCATTCCAGCGCAAGGAGCTCCGCATGAGCCTGCCCGCCCGCCTGCGGCCCACTGTCCCCGCACGGCCCCCGGTGACGCACCCGCGCTCCGCCTCGCTCAGCCACccgggtggggagggagagcccGCGCGCTCCCGGGCTCCCGCTCCAGGAACCGCCGGCCGGGGTCGCCTAGCCAACAAGCAGCGGAAGTGGTGCTTCTCAGAGCCAGGAGAGCTGGATCGCGTGGGTCAGGGCGGTGGGCCGGCCGGGGAATGCCTGGGTGAGGCCTGCTCCAGCTCTGGCCTGGCTGGGCCCGAGCCTTTGGAGTTCCAGCATCCGGCACTGGCTAAGTTTGAAGATGGCCAGGTCAGATGGCTGTCTGAGAGGCAGCCCCAAGGTGCAACGGACCTAGACTCCAGGTCCTTGAAGCTTGGTGATGTCTATAGGCCTGCCAGTCGGAGTCGGAGCGCCTCAGGCCAAGTCTTGGGTTCCTGCGGGGGATCAGGAGGGACCATTCCGATTGCCCAG GCTGTTCCCCAAGGAGCAGAAACCCCCAGACCATTGTTTCAGACCAAACTTTCCAG GTTCTTGCCTCAGAAGGAGGCTGCGGTGGTGCATCATGCAGAGGTACCCCAGAGCAGCCCTGCTGACTGTGAGCAGAGGATCTCAGAGACCTGCACTGTGCCTGCCCAGCTCCCTTCCCTTCCTGATGAAGTGTTCCTGGAAGAGGCCCCGTTGGTCACAATGAGATCACCACCAgacccctgtgcctcccaggGACCCCCAGCCAG TGTTCAAGCCTCTGGCCAGCAGTATGGAACTGTCTCTGGCCAAAGAACTGGCCAGGCTACAGTCCCCCCAGAGTACCTGCTCTATGAGTGTCCAGGAACTGCAGGGGCAGATGACTGCTGGCAGGGGGTGAATGGTTCTGTAGGTATTTCCAGACCCACAAGCCATTCCCCCACTGGGACTGTAACTGACGACATCCCAACTATTGACCCCATTGGACTGACCACCAATCCCCCCACAGCTGCTGAGAGTGACCTCCTCAAACCTCTTCCAGTCGATGCTTTGGGACTTTCAGGCAATGATACCCCAGGTCCCCTTCACAACACTGTCCTGGGCAGGGGCACTGGCCAGCCTGGTTCCAGGCCCACATGGCCTAGCCAGTGCCTCGAGGAGCTGGTTCAGGAGCTGGCCAGATTGGATCCCTCTCTAAGTGACACTCTTACTTCCCAGCCCATCCCAGAGCCACCCCTGGGCCTGCTGGATGGGCTGATTCCTTTAGCAGAGGTCCGGGCTGCAATGCGGCCTGCCTAtggggaggctggagaggaggcTGCTGGTACTTTTGAGTCAGG GTCTTATCAGCTCAGCTTCACCCAGCCCTtgccagctcctcaggaggagGCAAGGTTTGAAAACCCTGCCACCGAGCCTGTGCCTGACCAGTCATGTGGCCAGGAGCTCCCTGTACCAAACGACAGCATCCAGGGCAAGAAA GTGGAGCTGGCCGCCCTCCTCCAAAAGATTCTTCAGGACCTTCATACGGAGCAGGAGCGGCTGCAAGGGGAGGCCCAAGCATGGGCCAGGCGCCAAGTGGCTCTGGAGGCAGCAGTGCGCCAGGCTTGTGCCCCCCGGGAGCTGGAGCGGTTTAGCCGGTTCATGGCCGACTTAGAGCGCGTGCTTGGCCTCCTGCTGCTGTTGGGCAGTCGCCTGGCGCGCGTGCGCCGCGCCCTGGCCCGGGTGGCTTCAGACAGCGACGCTGACGAGCAG gcctctctgctgcagcgACTCCGGCTtctgcagaggcaggaggaggacgCTAAGGAGCTGAAGGAGCACGTGGCGCGGCGCGAGCGGGCGGTGCGGGAGGTGCTGGCGCGAGCACTGCCGATGGAGGAGCAGCGCGCCTATTGTGCCCTGCTGGCCGGCAAGGCCGCGGTCCTGGCCCAGCAGCGCAGCCTGGACGAGCGCATCCGCCACCTTCAGGACCAACTGGACGCCATCAGGAACGACCTTGGCCATCATTCCCCATCTCCCAGGCCGGCCCGGCCCCCAGGGACCTGTCCTCCGGATCAGCCGGCCTTCCCTCTTCTCCTTACCTAG